In Pseudomonas sp. FP1742, the DNA window GGCCCTGACCGCCACCGCGCGGGCCTATCGCAACCTCAAGCGCTGGGACTCGGCGACCCAGGTGTACAACAAGGCCCTGGCCCTTGAACCGCAAAATGCCGACCTGCAGCTGGGCCTGGCGATGACCCAGGCCGACGCCGGTAAACCTGACGAGGCGGTTGCCCGCGCCAGGGCACTGGTGGCGGCGAAACCGGATGACCCCTCCCGCCGCCTGGCCCTGGCCTACGCCTTGACCCGCGCCGGTGCCACCTACGACGCACTGTTTGAATACGACCAGGCTTTCATTCGCGCCGGCAGTAAACCCGAAGTCGCTCGCGAATACGTGATTGCCCTGCAACGTGCCCGTTTGCCGGAACCGGCCTTGCGCCTGGCGCGTCAGCGGCCGGGGTTGATTGATCCGGTCACGCAACGCCGTCTCGAAGGTGACCTGGCCGCCGAACGCGTGCGCCTGGCGGAGCTGGCCACCCGCAGCGAAACGGAACGGTATGTGATCGCCGACCGGGCCCTGGGCGATTACGACCAGTTACTGGCGACCTGGACGCCGGACCCTGCGGCCCACGATGACGTCATCCGCTGGCGAATCGATCGCATGGGCGCCCTCAAGGCCCGTGCACGCACCGCCGATGTGATCACCGAATACCAGAAACTGCTCGCCGAAGGCGTGAAGATTCCGACCTATGCCCTGCGTTGGGTGGCGTCGTCCTATCTGGATCAGCGTCAGCCGGAAATCGCCACCGATTTGTATCGCCAGGTGCTGGTAGCGCCGGATGCCGATGTCGGCGATCGCCTGGAAGACAGCACCGCGCTCTATTACGCCTTGCTCGAAAGTGACAAGGCCGATGACGCGCGCAAGGTCGCCGAGGACCTGGCCAAGACCCAAAAGCCACGGGTCGAGCTCAAGGGCTTGCCGGTGGGTAACCCCAACGATGAATGGATGGACGCGCAGCAACTCGCCGCCCAGGCCGGCACCTATGGCGCCGACCTGCCGTCGGGCGAGCAGCGATTGCAGACGCTGGTGGATCAGGCGCCGGGCAACGTCGGACTGCGTCTGGCCCAGGCTGATCTGTACCTGGCCCGGGACTGGCCACGGCGCGCCGAGAATCAACTCAAGGAAACCGAAAGCATGGCCCCGCGGGATATCGGCCTGGAAGTCGCTCAGGGCCACACGGCCATGGACCTGCAGGAATGGCGGCAGATGGACGCGCTGACCGACGATGTGGTCGCGCGTTTCCCGGACAACCGTCAGGTGCAGCGTTTGCAGCGTCAGCGTGCGGTCCATGACATGGCTGAGCTGCGGGTGGAGGCCTATGGCGGCAAGAGTTATGGCGGTGGCAACGGCGACGCCGGGGCGGTCAACGGCAGTCGCGATTTCGGCATCGAAACCACACTGTACAGCCCGCCCATCAATGAAGACTGGCGCCTGTTCGCCGGTGCCGGTTACGCCACCGGC includes these proteins:
- the pgaA gene encoding poly-beta-1,6 N-acetyl-D-glucosamine export porin PgaA; amino-acid sequence: MPRIAGPFIHRGLRPLFRVALCGQLLWPALALADTPYDQMVRDARAGNYTPALTVLRQVPVSQASTGQISDHLQIASWAGLDAEVVQVYETQGRDRALPVQALTATARAYRNLKRWDSATQVYNKALALEPQNADLQLGLAMTQADAGKPDEAVARARALVAAKPDDPSRRLALAYALTRAGATYDALFEYDQAFIRAGSKPEVAREYVIALQRARLPEPALRLARQRPGLIDPVTQRRLEGDLAAERVRLAELATRSETERYVIADRALGDYDQLLATWTPDPAAHDDVIRWRIDRMGALKARARTADVITEYQKLLAEGVKIPTYALRWVASSYLDQRQPEIATDLYRQVLVAPDADVGDRLEDSTALYYALLESDKADDARKVAEDLAKTQKPRVELKGLPVGNPNDEWMDAQQLAAQAGTYGADLPSGEQRLQTLVDQAPGNVGLRLAQADLYLARDWPRRAENQLKETESMAPRDIGLEVAQGHTAMDLQEWRQMDALTDDVVARFPDNRQVQRLQRQRAVHDMAELRVEAYGGKSYGGGNGDAGAVNGSRDFGIETTLYSPPINEDWRLFAGAGYATGDFQEGTGHHRFQRVGLERRTRDMSLEAEVSNHSYGFGDKQGARLAIARDIDDHWQYGGSLEYLSAQTPLRALNSDITANGGSGFIRWRANESREWRLAVSPSHFSDGNNRVEAVLTGREGVYRAPGLQVDLGLEVGSSHNSKSDDVPYFNPKSDFSVLPTVNVNHVLYHRYETSWSQQFQAGAGTYSQRDHGTGGIALLGYGQRYSWNDVFEVGGLLSVINRPYDGDRETDLRLLVDLTYRF